From Pseudoxanthomonas sp. YR558, the proteins below share one genomic window:
- a CDS encoding DUF4242 domain-containing protein encodes MPRYLIERDIEGAGLMTPAELKAVSQKSCGVLAELGPQVQWEHSYVTDDKVYCVYRAPSEALVREHAMRGGFPANRISPVVAIIDPLTAE; translated from the coding sequence ATGCCCCGCTACCTCATCGAACGCGACATCGAGGGGGCCGGCCTGATGACGCCGGCCGAGCTGAAAGCCGTTTCGCAGAAGTCCTGCGGGGTGCTGGCCGAACTCGGTCCGCAGGTGCAGTGGGAACACAGCTATGTCACCGACGACAAGGTCTACTGCGTGTACCGCGCACCCAGCGAGGCGCTCGTGCGCGAACACGCGATGCGCGGTGGCTTCCCCGCCAATCGCATTTCGCCCGTGGTGGCGATCATCGATCCGCTGACCGCCGAATGA
- the mfd gene encoding transcription-repair coupling factor, translated as MTDAKNTALPAPPLPRGGQSRAWWRAPASPTALAWSIAAAARAHEGPVLVVARDNHEAHQVEADLHTLLGSASDLPVVPFPDWETLPYDQFSPHPDIVSQRLSALHCLPTLKQGIVVVPVQTLMQRLSPLRHIAGGSFDYRVGQRLDFDAEKRRLEAASYRHVPQVLDPGDFAVRGGLLDVYPMGADAPLRIELLDDTVDSLRHFDPESQRSLDRVESVQLLPGREVPLDERSVERAMTLLRDRFDVDTRRSALYQDLKSGLAPAGVEYYLPLFFDATSTLFDYLHTETLPVLTGGFGEAAEAFWAQTRNRYEQRRHDIERPLLPPDELYLSPDGLRERLNQQSRIDVCGPQHSRHADALPLGDQPLPPLPVAAKDAPAGEALTSFLGHYPGRVLIASDSPGRREALLEVLQAAALVPEVLADFTAFRTGRDRFAITVAPLEDGFALDDPRIAVLTERQLFPERATQAHRRKRTGREPEAIIRDLGELTEGAPIVHEDHGVGRYRGLIAMDVGGMPGEFLEIEYAKGDRLYVPVAQLHLISRYSGASPETAPLHSLGGEAWAKAKKKAAEKVRDVAAELLEIQARRQARAGLALHVDRPMYEPFAAGFPFEETPDQRAAIEAVLRDLQSSQPMDRVVCGDVGFGKTEVAVRAAFAAASAGKQVAVLVPTTLLAEQHYRNFRDRFADWPLKVEVLSRFKTAKEIKAELDKLAEGKLDVIVGTHRLLQPDVKFKDLGLVIVDEEQRFGVRQKEALKALRANVHLLTLTATPIPRTLNMAMAGLRDLSIIATPPANRMAVQTFVTPWDDALLKEAFQRELSRGGQVYFLHNDVESIGRMQRELQELVPEARIGIAHGQMPERELEQVMLDFQKQRFNVLLCTTIIESGIDIPNANTIIMNRADKFGLAQLHQLRGRVGRSHHRSYAYLVVPDKRSITADAQRRLEAIASMDELGAGFTLATHDLEIRGAGELLGEDQSGQMAEVGFSLYTELLERAVRSIRAGHLPDVDLGQERRGAEVELNVPALIPEDYLPDVHTRLTLYKRISSAPEKDDLRDLQVEMIDRFGLLPDPAKYLFATAELKLAANDLGIRKLELGEHGGRIVFESKPNIDPMAVIQLIQKQPKLYTMDGPDKLRIKVPLPDAPDRFNAAKALLATLSPS; from the coding sequence ATGACCGACGCCAAGAACACCGCCCTTCCCGCTCCCCCCTTGCCGCGTGGCGGCCAGTCGCGTGCCTGGTGGCGCGCGCCCGCCTCGCCGACTGCGCTGGCCTGGTCGATCGCCGCCGCCGCACGTGCGCATGAGGGCCCCGTGCTGGTGGTCGCGCGCGACAACCATGAAGCGCACCAGGTGGAAGCCGACCTGCACACGCTGCTGGGCAGCGCCAGCGACTTGCCGGTGGTGCCGTTCCCGGACTGGGAGACCCTGCCCTACGACCAGTTCAGTCCGCATCCGGACATCGTCTCGCAGCGACTGTCAGCCCTGCATTGCCTGCCGACGCTGAAGCAAGGCATCGTCGTAGTGCCGGTGCAGACGCTGATGCAGCGCTTGTCGCCGCTGCGCCACATCGCCGGCGGCAGCTTCGACTACCGCGTGGGCCAGCGGCTGGACTTCGATGCCGAGAAGCGCCGTCTCGAGGCCGCCAGCTACCGGCACGTGCCGCAGGTGCTGGACCCGGGCGACTTCGCCGTGCGCGGTGGCCTGCTCGACGTCTACCCGATGGGCGCCGATGCGCCGCTGCGCATCGAACTGCTGGACGACACGGTCGACTCGCTCCGCCACTTCGATCCGGAAAGCCAGCGCTCGCTCGATCGGGTCGAATCGGTGCAGTTGCTGCCCGGCCGCGAAGTGCCGCTGGACGAGCGCTCGGTGGAACGCGCGATGACGCTGCTGCGCGACCGCTTCGACGTGGACACGCGTCGCAGCGCGCTGTACCAGGACTTGAAATCGGGTCTGGCGCCGGCGGGCGTGGAGTACTACCTGCCGCTGTTCTTCGATGCGACCTCGACGCTCTTCGATTACCTGCACACCGAAACGCTGCCGGTGCTGACCGGCGGCTTCGGCGAAGCGGCGGAAGCGTTCTGGGCGCAGACGCGCAATCGCTACGAGCAACGCCGCCACGACATCGAGCGTCCGCTGCTCCCACCCGACGAGCTCTACCTGTCGCCCGACGGCCTGCGCGAGCGGCTCAACCAGCAATCGCGCATCGACGTGTGCGGACCGCAGCACAGCCGCCACGCCGACGCCCTGCCGTTGGGCGACCAGCCGTTGCCGCCGCTGCCCGTGGCAGCGAAGGATGCGCCTGCCGGCGAAGCGCTGACGTCATTCCTCGGCCATTACCCCGGTCGCGTCCTGATCGCCTCCGATTCGCCGGGCCGGCGCGAGGCGCTGCTGGAAGTGCTGCAGGCCGCTGCGCTCGTCCCCGAGGTGCTGGCGGACTTCACCGCATTCCGCACCGGGCGCGACCGCTTCGCGATCACCGTGGCACCGCTCGAGGACGGCTTCGCCCTCGATGATCCGCGCATCGCGGTGCTCACCGAGCGGCAACTGTTCCCCGAGCGCGCCACCCAGGCGCATCGCCGCAAGCGCACCGGCCGCGAACCCGAAGCCATCATCCGCGACCTTGGCGAACTGACCGAAGGCGCGCCCATCGTCCACGAGGACCATGGCGTGGGTCGCTATCGCGGCCTGATCGCGATGGACGTGGGCGGGATGCCGGGCGAGTTCCTGGAAATCGAATACGCCAAGGGCGATCGTCTGTACGTGCCGGTCGCGCAGCTGCACCTGATCAGCCGCTACTCGGGCGCCTCGCCGGAGACCGCGCCGCTGCATTCGCTGGGCGGCGAAGCCTGGGCCAAGGCGAAGAAGAAGGCGGCCGAGAAAGTCCGCGACGTCGCGGCGGAACTGCTGGAAATCCAGGCGCGCCGCCAAGCCCGCGCCGGCTTGGCGCTGCACGTGGACCGGCCGATGTACGAACCGTTCGCGGCCGGTTTCCCGTTCGAGGAGACGCCCGACCAGCGCGCGGCCATCGAAGCGGTATTGCGTGACCTGCAGTCCAGCCAGCCGATGGACCGCGTGGTCTGCGGCGACGTCGGTTTCGGCAAGACCGAGGTCGCCGTCCGCGCGGCTTTCGCCGCCGCCAGTGCCGGCAAGCAAGTCGCGGTGCTCGTACCGACCACGCTGCTGGCCGAACAGCATTACCGCAACTTCCGCGACCGCTTCGCCGACTGGCCGTTGAAGGTCGAGGTGCTGTCGCGCTTCAAGACCGCCAAGGAAATCAAGGCGGAACTCGACAAGCTGGCCGAGGGCAAGCTGGACGTCATCGTCGGGACGCACCGCCTGCTCCAGCCGGACGTGAAGTTCAAGGACCTCGGCCTGGTGATCGTGGACGAGGAGCAACGTTTCGGCGTGCGTCAGAAAGAAGCGTTGAAGGCGCTGCGCGCCAACGTCCATTTGCTGACGCTGACCGCCACGCCGATCCCGCGCACGCTCAACATGGCGATGGCCGGCTTGCGCGACCTGTCCATCATCGCCACGCCGCCGGCCAACCGCATGGCGGTGCAGACCTTCGTGACGCCCTGGGACGACGCGCTGCTGAAGGAGGCCTTCCAGCGCGAGCTGTCGCGCGGCGGCCAGGTGTACTTCCTGCACAACGACGTGGAGAGCATCGGCCGCATGCAGCGCGAGCTGCAGGAGCTGGTGCCCGAGGCCCGTATCGGCATCGCCCACGGGCAGATGCCGGAACGCGAGCTGGAGCAGGTGATGCTGGATTTCCAGAAACAGCGCTTCAACGTGTTGCTGTGCACGACGATCATCGAATCCGGCATCGACATCCCGAACGCCAACACCATCATCATGAACCGTGCCGACAAGTTCGGCCTGGCGCAGCTGCACCAGCTGCGCGGTCGCGTCGGCCGTTCGCACCACCGCAGCTACGCCTACCTGGTGGTGCCGGACAAGCGCAGCATCACCGCCGATGCGCAGCGCCGGCTGGAAGCGATCGCCTCGATGGACGAACTGGGCGCGGGCTTCACCCTTGCCACGCACGATCTCGAGATCCGCGGCGCCGGTGAACTGCTGGGCGAAGACCAGAGTGGCCAGATGGCCGAAGTCGGTTTCAGCCTCTACACCGAGCTGCTGGAGCGCGCCGTGCGTTCGATCCGGGCCGGCCACCTGCCCGACGTCGACCTGGGCCAGGAGCGCCGCGGCGCCGAAGTCGAATTGAACGTGCCCGCACTCATCCCCGAGGACTACCTGCCCGACGTGCACACGCGCCTGACGCTCTACAAGCGCATCAGCAGCGCGCCGGAGAAGGACGACCTGCGCGACCTGCAGGTGGAGATGATCGACCGCTTCGGCCTGCTGCCCGATCCCGCGAAGTACCTGTTCGCCACGGCCGAACTGAAACTGGCCGCGAACGACCTGGGCATCCGCAAGCTGGAGCTCGGTGAGCACGGCGGACGCATCGTGTTCGAGAGCAAGCCGAACATCGACCCGATGGCAGTGATCCAGCTGATCCAGAAGCAGCCGAAGCTCTACACGATGGATGGCCCGGACAAGCTGCGGATCAAGGTGCCATTGCCCGATGCGCCGGATCGCTTCAATGCGGCCAAGGCCCTGTTGGCCACACTGTCGCCTTCCTGA
- a CDS encoding phospholipase D family protein, producing the protein MRKWLRRLGLGLLVLVVASAVALYSYGRFSETARGAPSQALATAADATALDRAVAPMLREHPRQSGMALLSDNLDAFTVRAATARAAGRSLDLQYYIWNHDFTGNLLGYEALRAADRGVRVRLLLDDMTAHGKDSHLAALDAHPNIEVRLFNPSRSRVGVLGRASEMLLRPVAMNRRMHNKAWIADGRVAVVGGRNVGDEYFDAAAQTNFLDMDAVLVGPAVQQTSAIFDDFWNSASVIPLVALSQAKEGALEQLRTHGDAGYRSARAADYVARLRSSPGLRTLVGGNALYWLDEVGVYSDPAAKGQGEGQAQWLIHRLGKAMGLAKRELRVISPYFVPGDEGTRWLVGKRAEGVDVSVLTNSLAANDVMAVHGGYAPYRVPLLEGGVTLYELMPHGRPDSSLFGSSGASLHTKAFAVDAERGFIGSFNLDPRSVNLNTEMGILFRDRAATAALLRSYEAKIAPDKSYRVRLQDGALRWDDASQKPPRVWERDPEASAWRRGVARAVGWLPVESQL; encoded by the coding sequence ATGCGCAAGTGGCTGCGACGGCTCGGCCTGGGATTGCTGGTACTGGTGGTGGCATCGGCCGTGGCGCTGTACAGCTATGGCCGGTTCTCAGAAACCGCGCGCGGCGCGCCTTCGCAGGCGCTGGCCACGGCGGCGGATGCCACCGCGCTGGACCGCGCGGTCGCGCCGATGCTGCGCGAGCATCCGCGCCAGAGTGGCATGGCCTTGCTGTCCGACAACCTGGACGCCTTCACCGTCCGCGCCGCCACCGCGCGTGCGGCGGGCCGCAGCCTCGACCTGCAGTACTACATCTGGAACCACGACTTCACCGGAAACCTGTTGGGTTATGAAGCGCTGCGTGCCGCCGACCGAGGTGTCCGCGTGCGCCTGCTGCTGGACGACATGACCGCGCACGGCAAGGATTCGCACCTGGCCGCGTTGGACGCGCACCCCAACATCGAGGTGCGGCTGTTCAATCCCTCGCGAAGCCGCGTCGGCGTGCTCGGTCGCGCGAGTGAAATGCTGCTGCGACCGGTCGCAATGAATCGCCGCATGCACAACAAGGCGTGGATCGCCGATGGACGCGTCGCGGTGGTCGGCGGGCGCAACGTCGGCGACGAGTACTTCGATGCCGCCGCGCAGACCAACTTCCTCGACATGGACGCGGTGCTGGTGGGTCCGGCGGTACAGCAGACCTCGGCGATCTTCGATGATTTCTGGAACAGTGCGTCGGTCATCCCGCTCGTCGCGCTGTCGCAGGCGAAGGAGGGCGCGCTGGAGCAGCTGCGTACGCATGGCGACGCCGGCTACCGTTCGGCGCGCGCCGCCGACTACGTCGCGCGCCTGCGCAGCAGCCCGGGACTGCGGACACTGGTCGGCGGAAACGCGCTGTATTGGTTGGACGAGGTGGGGGTTTACTCGGATCCGGCCGCCAAGGGGCAGGGCGAAGGCCAGGCGCAGTGGTTGATCCATCGGCTGGGCAAGGCGATGGGCCTGGCGAAGCGTGAGCTGCGGGTGATCTCGCCGTACTTCGTGCCGGGCGACGAGGGCACGCGCTGGCTGGTCGGCAAACGCGCGGAGGGCGTCGACGTCAGCGTGCTGACCAACTCGCTGGCGGCCAACGACGTGATGGCGGTGCACGGCGGCTACGCGCCGTACCGCGTGCCGCTGCTGGAAGGGGGCGTGACGCTGTACGAACTGATGCCGCACGGGCGGCCGGACAGCAGCCTGTTCGGTTCCAGTGGCGCCAGCCTGCACACCAAGGCATTCGCAGTGGATGCCGAGCGCGGTTTCATCGGGTCGTTCAACCTCGACCCGCGCTCCGTCAACCTCAATACCGAAATGGGCATCCTGTTCCGCGACCGCGCCGCTACCGCCGCGCTGCTGCGCAGCTACGAAGCCAAGATCGCGCCGGACAAGAGCTATCGCGTGCGCCTGCAGGACGGCGCCCTGCGCTGGGACGATGCGTCGCAGAAGCCCCCACGCGTCTGGGAGCGCGATCCGGAAGCGAGCGCATGGCGTCGCGGCGTCGCCCGCGCGGTGGGTTGGCTGCCGGTGGAATCGCAGCTTTAG
- a CDS encoding phosphoglycerate mutase family protein — MRSLTLIRPLVLLALASLTVACSTSPRQEVAQAPLTFIVVRHAEKATDDPQDPNLSAAGLARADALARRLRDAPLVAAYATEFRRTQQTARPAAEAHGLPVTAYFARGPAAESAAQWKQAHHGGTVLIVGHSNTVPDLVAALCGCTTQPMDDTEYDRLSIVRVDAAGRATLEIERYGATVP, encoded by the coding sequence ATGCGCTCCCTGACCCTGATCCGCCCCCTGGTCCTGCTGGCCCTGGCATCGCTGACCGTCGCCTGCAGCACCTCGCCACGGCAGGAAGTCGCGCAGGCGCCGCTGACCTTCATCGTCGTGCGGCATGCCGAGAAGGCGACCGACGACCCGCAGGATCCGAACCTGTCCGCCGCAGGCCTCGCGCGCGCCGACGCCCTGGCCCGGCGCCTGCGCGACGCGCCGCTCGTGGCGGCCTATGCCACCGAGTTCCGGCGCACGCAGCAAACCGCGCGTCCGGCCGCCGAGGCACATGGCCTTCCGGTCACTGCGTACTTCGCACGCGGTCCGGCGGCGGAGAGTGCGGCACAGTGGAAGCAGGCGCACCACGGCGGGACTGTGCTCATCGTCGGCCACAGCAACACCGTGCCCGACCTGGTCGCAGCGCTGTGCGGCTGCACCACGCAGCCGATGGACGACACCGAGTACGACCGCCTGTCCATCGTCCGCGTGGATGCGGCCGGTCGCGCGACGCTGGAGATCGAACGCTACGGCGCGACCGTGCCCTGA
- a CDS encoding pirin family protein, which yields MTTIIAPRVHDLGGGFNVRRAVPSLQARSVGPFVFVDHMGPAVFEPGRGIDVRPHPHIGLATVTFLWAGAINHKDTLGSEQVISPGDVNWMTAGRGIAHSERTPIDVRTGRHDVHGMQTWVALPKSYEEVAPEFHHHAAATLPVVDRAGARLRVIAGRAYGEESPVKVFSGTFNVAVDLQPDAELEIDAGHVERALYVLEGDAQVDGADIPEKHLVVFDRGSRPVLRAKTPIKGLLMGGEPLDAPRHMWWNFVSSSQERIDQAKQDWLDGRFGHVPGETEFIPLPER from the coding sequence ATGACCACGATCATCGCGCCACGCGTGCACGACTTGGGCGGCGGCTTCAACGTGCGCCGCGCCGTCCCCAGCCTGCAGGCCCGCAGCGTGGGCCCGTTCGTGTTCGTCGACCACATGGGGCCCGCCGTGTTCGAGCCCGGCCGCGGCATCGACGTGCGCCCGCATCCGCACATCGGCCTGGCGACGGTCACCTTCCTCTGGGCGGGCGCGATCAACCACAAGGACACGCTGGGTTCGGAACAGGTGATCTCGCCCGGCGACGTCAACTGGATGACGGCGGGCCGCGGCATCGCGCATTCCGAACGCACGCCCATCGACGTGCGCACCGGTCGCCACGACGTGCATGGCATGCAGACCTGGGTCGCACTGCCGAAGTCGTACGAAGAAGTCGCACCCGAGTTCCACCACCATGCGGCCGCGACGTTGCCGGTCGTGGACCGCGCCGGCGCGCGCCTGCGCGTGATCGCCGGCCGCGCCTACGGCGAGGAGTCGCCGGTGAAAGTCTTCAGCGGCACCTTCAACGTGGCCGTGGACTTGCAGCCGGATGCGGAACTCGAGATCGATGCAGGCCACGTCGAGCGCGCGCTCTATGTGCTGGAAGGCGACGCCCAGGTGGACGGCGCCGACATCCCGGAGAAGCATCTGGTGGTGTTCGACCGCGGCAGCCGCCCCGTGCTGCGGGCCAAGACGCCGATCAAGGGTCTGCTGATGGGGGGCGAACCGCTCGATGCGCCGCGCCACATGTGGTGGAACTTCGTGTCCAGCTCGCAGGAGCGGATCGACCAGGCCAAGCAGGACTGGCTGGACGGCCGCTTCGGCCACGTTCCGGGCGAAACCGAGTTCATTCCCTTGCCCGAGCGCTGA
- the aqpZ gene encoding aquaporin Z gives MSLAKKLAAEFLGTFWLVLGGCGSAVLAAHFGGDGNPLGIGLLGVSLAFGLTVLTGAYAFGHISGGHFNPAVSVGLWAGGRFPARELLPYIVAQVVGGLAAGFILLQIAQGQPGFAIDPNAAGAFASNGYGAMSPGGYTVAAAFLTEVVLTAFFLIVIMGSTHGRAPAGFAPIAIGLALTLIHLISIPVTNTSVNPARSTAVALFAGPTAVGQLWLFWLAPLLGGLIGGMLYGWLGRDRA, from the coding sequence ATGAGTCTGGCAAAGAAACTCGCGGCGGAATTCCTGGGGACGTTCTGGCTGGTACTGGGCGGTTGCGGCAGCGCCGTACTCGCGGCCCACTTCGGTGGCGATGGCAACCCGCTGGGCATCGGCCTGCTGGGAGTCTCGCTGGCGTTCGGCCTGACGGTGCTGACCGGGGCCTACGCCTTCGGCCACATTTCCGGCGGACACTTCAACCCCGCGGTCAGCGTAGGCCTATGGGCCGGCGGGCGCTTTCCGGCCCGGGAACTGCTGCCCTACATCGTGGCGCAGGTGGTGGGCGGCCTGGCCGCCGGCTTCATCCTGTTGCAGATCGCGCAAGGCCAACCGGGCTTCGCGATTGATCCGAACGCAGCGGGCGCGTTCGCCAGCAACGGCTACGGCGCCATGTCGCCGGGCGGGTACACCGTTGCGGCGGCCTTCCTCACCGAAGTGGTGCTCACCGCCTTCTTCCTGATCGTCATTATGGGCTCGACGCACGGACGGGCCCCGGCGGGCTTCGCGCCCATCGCGATCGGTCTGGCACTGACCCTGATCCACCTGATCAGCATCCCGGTGACGAATACGTCGGTGAACCCGGCGCGCTCCACCGCCGTCGCACTGTTCGCGGGCCCCACGGCGGTCGGACAACTCTGGCTGTTCTGGCTGGCGCCGCTGCTGGGTGGGCTGATCGGCGGCATGCTGTATGGCTGGCTGGGCCGCGACCGCGCCTGA
- a CDS encoding pirin family protein, protein MATLTDTTPARVIRTVRGRPTSDGAGVKLTRVIGGPELPDLDPFLLLDEFGTDKAEDYLAGFPEHPHRGFETVTYMLDGRMRHRDNHGNEGLLTPGAVQWMTAGRGLVHSEMPEQESGRMRGFQLWVNLPAREKMTAPKYQEFAPDRIPIAKPAAGVEVKVIAGRVGDVQGPISQPATDPVYLDIALDAGKAWEYALPAGHNAFAYVFEGALTVGEGDEARPLDTHEMGVLGGGEVLQVHAGSRPARVIAVAGRPLREPVMRHGPFVMNTRQELMQAFVDFQEGRF, encoded by the coding sequence ATGGCCACCCTGACCGACACCACTCCCGCCCGCGTGATCCGCACCGTCCGCGGCCGACCCACGTCCGACGGCGCGGGCGTCAAGCTGACGCGCGTGATCGGCGGCCCCGAGTTGCCTGATCTCGATCCGTTCTTGCTGCTCGACGAATTCGGCACGGACAAGGCGGAGGACTATCTCGCGGGTTTCCCGGAGCATCCGCACCGTGGCTTCGAAACGGTCACCTACATGCTCGATGGCCGCATGCGCCATCGCGACAACCATGGCAACGAAGGTCTGCTGACGCCGGGCGCGGTGCAGTGGATGACGGCCGGGCGTGGCCTGGTGCATTCGGAAATGCCGGAGCAGGAATCCGGCCGCATGCGCGGCTTCCAGCTCTGGGTGAACTTGCCGGCACGCGAGAAGATGACGGCGCCGAAGTACCAGGAGTTCGCTCCCGATCGTATTCCGATCGCCAAGCCGGCGGCAGGTGTTGAGGTGAAGGTGATCGCAGGCCGTGTCGGCGACGTGCAGGGACCGATTTCGCAGCCTGCCACCGATCCGGTGTACCTCGACATCGCGCTCGACGCGGGCAAGGCGTGGGAGTACGCATTGCCGGCCGGGCACAACGCGTTCGCCTACGTGTTCGAAGGCGCGCTCACCGTGGGTGAGGGCGACGAAGCGCGGCCGCTGGATACCCACGAAATGGGCGTGCTCGGTGGCGGCGAAGTGCTGCAGGTGCATGCAGGCAGTCGTCCTGCGCGTGTGATCGCGGTGGCAGGCCGTCCGTTGCGCGAACCGGTGATGCGCCACGGCCCGTTCGTCATGAACACCCGACAGGAACTGATGCAGGCCTTCGTGGATTTCCAGGAAGGCCGTTTCTGA
- a CDS encoding NAD-dependent succinate-semialdehyde dehydrogenase — protein sequence MTVETINPATGQVEYRHELMTSAQVDATLAAAQQAFPAWAALSLAERGKVLRAIGAELRRRRDDIQRIMTAEMGKLRKEALAEVDKCAGACDYYADHAADYLLDQPVSTDGQRSYVRYEPIGCVLAVMPWNFPIWQVFRFLAPAFMAGNVAVLKHASNVPRCADVIAEALSAAGVPAGVFGVLHIDNDQAAEVIRDARVAAVTLTGSERAGRAVAANAGSQLKKSVMELGGSDAFIVLDDADLDKTVAGAVASRFGNAGQTCIAAKRFIVQEGIADEFVKRFVEAAAKLQLGDPQDDATTLAPMARQDLRDELHKQVQASVSKGAQVLLGGEPDASHAGYPASILDAVAPGMPAYEEELFGPVASILRVKDDADAVRVANDTTFGLGGSVWTRNVDRGDRIARQLQVGAAFVNAIVRSDVRLPFGGTKRSGFGRELAEHGIHEFMNIKSVYVA from the coding sequence ATGACTGTCGAAACCATCAATCCCGCGACCGGGCAGGTCGAGTACCGCCATGAGCTGATGACGTCGGCACAGGTCGATGCCACGCTGGCGGCGGCGCAGCAGGCATTCCCCGCGTGGGCGGCGCTGTCGCTGGCCGAGCGCGGCAAGGTGTTGCGTGCCATCGGGGCCGAGTTGCGCCGCCGTCGCGACGACATCCAGCGGATCATGACCGCCGAGATGGGCAAGTTGCGCAAGGAAGCCCTGGCCGAAGTCGACAAGTGCGCCGGGGCCTGCGACTACTACGCCGACCACGCGGCCGATTATCTGCTGGACCAACCGGTGTCCACCGACGGCCAGCGCAGCTACGTCCGCTATGAGCCGATCGGCTGCGTGTTGGCGGTGATGCCGTGGAACTTCCCGATCTGGCAGGTGTTCCGCTTCCTCGCACCGGCCTTCATGGCGGGAAACGTGGCGGTGTTGAAACACGCGAGCAACGTGCCCCGCTGCGCCGACGTCATCGCCGAGGCGCTGTCCGCGGCCGGAGTGCCGGCGGGCGTGTTCGGTGTGCTGCACATCGACAACGACCAGGCCGCCGAAGTGATCCGCGATGCGCGCGTCGCGGCAGTGACATTGACCGGCAGCGAGCGTGCCGGCCGTGCCGTCGCCGCCAATGCGGGCAGCCAGCTGAAGAAGAGCGTGATGGAACTCGGCGGCAGCGACGCCTTCATCGTGCTCGACGATGCCGACCTCGATAAGACCGTCGCCGGCGCCGTGGCATCGCGCTTCGGCAATGCCGGGCAGACCTGCATCGCGGCCAAGCGCTTCATCGTGCAGGAAGGTATCGCCGATGAATTCGTGAAGCGTTTCGTCGAGGCGGCGGCGAAACTGCAGCTGGGCGATCCGCAGGACGATGCCACCACGCTCGCGCCGATGGCCCGGCAGGACTTGCGCGACGAACTGCACAAGCAGGTGCAGGCGAGCGTGTCCAAGGGCGCACAGGTGTTGCTCGGTGGCGAACCCGATGCGTCGCACGCAGGCTATCCGGCGTCCATCCTGGATGCCGTCGCGCCGGGTATGCCGGCGTACGAGGAGGAGCTGTTCGGCCCTGTCGCCAGCATCCTGCGGGTGAAGGACGACGCCGACGCCGTGCGGGTCGCGAACGACACCACCTTCGGCCTGGGCGGCAGTGTATGGACGCGCAATGTGGATCGCGGCGACCGGATCGCTCGTCAGCTGCAGGTCGGCGCGGCGTTCGTCAACGCCATCGTCCGTAGCGACGTGCGCCTGCCATTCGGCGGCACCAAGCGCTCCGGTTTCGGTCGCGAACTCGCCGAGCACGGCATCCACGAATTCATGAACATCAAGTCGGTCTACGTGGCCTGA
- a CDS encoding ABC transporter permease subunit, which produces MSWIGQRAVNWTVLGLGFAFLYVPVLILMVYSFNESRLATVWSGFSFKWYGELFRDKQMLDAAWVSIKVAFWTATAAVVLGTMASLVMTRMRRFSGKTLFGALITAPLVMPEVIIGLSILLMFVSLQGLTDGYFAPKGIVAIWIAHVTFTLAFVTVVVSSRLSELDKSLEEAAMDLGANRIKVFFLITLPIIAPALVSGWLLAFTLSLDDVVIASFVAGPSSTTLPMKVFSSVRLGLSPKINALATLMILVVSVAAFLGWWFMYREEKRRQRDMQLALQENG; this is translated from the coding sequence ATGAGCTGGATCGGACAACGCGCCGTCAACTGGACGGTGCTCGGCCTGGGGTTCGCGTTCCTGTACGTGCCGGTGCTCATCTTGATGGTGTACTCCTTCAACGAGTCGCGCCTGGCCACGGTGTGGTCGGGTTTCTCGTTCAAGTGGTATGGCGAGCTGTTCCGCGACAAGCAGATGCTCGACGCCGCCTGGGTCAGCATCAAGGTGGCGTTCTGGACGGCCACGGCGGCTGTCGTGCTGGGCACGATGGCGTCGCTGGTGATGACGCGCATGCGCCGCTTCTCCGGCAAGACCCTGTTCGGGGCGCTGATTACCGCGCCGCTGGTGATGCCCGAGGTGATCATCGGTTTGTCGATCCTGCTGATGTTCGTTTCGTTGCAGGGGCTGACCGATGGCTACTTCGCGCCGAAGGGCATCGTCGCGATCTGGATCGCGCACGTGACCTTCACCCTGGCCTTCGTCACCGTGGTCGTGTCCTCGCGCTTGTCCGAACTGGACAAGTCGCTGGAAGAGGCCGCGATGGACCTGGGCGCGAACAGGATCAAGGTGTTCTTCCTGATCACGTTGCCGATCATCGCGCCTGCGCTGGTCTCGGGCTGGTTGCTGGCGTTCACCCTCTCGCTGGACGACGTGGTCATCGCCAGCTTCGTCGCCGGGCCGAGCTCGACCACGCTGCCGATGAAGGTGTTCTCGTCGGTGCGCCTCGGGTTGAGCCCGAAGATCAACGCGCTCGCCACGTTGATGATCCTGGTGGTGAGCGTGGCCGCCTTCCTCGGCTGGTGGTTCATGTACCGCGAGGAGAAGCGCCGCCAGCGCGACATGCAACTGGCACTGCAGGAGAACGGGTGA